One Spiribacter halobius DNA segment encodes these proteins:
- a CDS encoding substrate-binding domain-containing protein — MSRPSMTVSALTAGALALGLAAGTAAQDRGAITVASTTSTESSGLFESIIPQFEEATGIEVRVVAVGTGQALEIGCRGDADAVLVHAPDAEREFVDEGCGVDRREVMYNDFIVVGPAEDPADAGGAGSAVEAFRRIAEAEAPFASRGDDSGTNKKELSIWAEAGIEPAGRWYRELGSGMGATLNTAAGMDAYTLADRGTWISFDNRQNLEIVYEGDEILFNQYGSILVNPERHDINHELAQEWHDWLVSEEGQEAIGAYRLRGQQLFTPNAE, encoded by the coding sequence ATGTCCCGCCCGTCCATGACCGTATCCGCACTGACCGCGGGGGCCCTGGCCCTCGGCCTCGCTGCCGGCACGGCCGCCCAGGACCGGGGGGCCATCACCGTGGCCTCCACCACCTCCACGGAGTCCTCGGGGCTGTTCGAGTCCATCATCCCGCAGTTCGAGGAGGCCACCGGCATCGAGGTCCGCGTGGTGGCGGTGGGCACCGGCCAGGCCCTGGAGATCGGCTGCCGTGGCGATGCCGACGCCGTGCTGGTGCACGCGCCGGATGCCGAGCGCGAGTTCGTCGACGAGGGCTGCGGCGTCGACCGCCGCGAGGTGATGTACAACGACTTCATCGTGGTCGGCCCGGCGGAGGATCCGGCGGATGCCGGCGGGGCGGGTTCCGCGGTCGAGGCCTTCCGGCGCATCGCCGAGGCCGAGGCCCCCTTCGCCTCCCGCGGCGACGACAGCGGCACCAACAAGAAGGAGCTCTCGATCTGGGCCGAGGCCGGCATCGAACCCGCCGGGCGCTGGTACCGCGAGCTCGGCTCGGGGATGGGCGCGACGCTCAATACCGCCGCCGGCATGGATGCCTACACGCTGGCGGACCGGGGCACCTGGATCAGCTTCGACAACCGCCAGAACCTGGAGATCGTCTATGAGGGTGACGAGATCCTCTTCAATCAGTACGGCAGCATCCTGGTGAACCCGGAGCGTCACGACATCAACCACGAGCTCGCCCAGGAGTGGCACGACTGGCTCGTCTCCGAGGAGGGCCAGGAGGCCATCGGTGCCTATCGCCTGCGTGGGCAGCAGCTCTTCACTCCCAACGCCGAGTGA
- a CDS encoding ATP-binding cassette domain-containing protein, with translation MADVATLPLRLSGASFRRQGRALLGPVDLTLGAGPRTVIMGPNGAGKSLLLRLCHGLLVPSDGEVRCGDAGAPTAKAVRRRQAMVFQRPVMLRRSVLANITYALALRGIRRRERRRRAEEALALVGLESLAGRTARVLSGGEQQRLALARAWVLRPDILFLDEPTSALDPHATQAVEVAVQRFHEAGTKIVMTTHNIGQARRLADEVVFLDGGRIVERGPAERFLSRPETASGRHFLAGELGPGGNRSQRQWEENPCPARP, from the coding sequence ATGGCTGACGTCGCGACGCTGCCGCTGCGGCTCAGCGGCGCCAGCTTCCGCCGGCAGGGGCGCGCCTTGCTCGGGCCCGTGGATCTCACCCTGGGGGCCGGACCCCGCACCGTGATCATGGGCCCGAACGGCGCCGGCAAGAGCCTGCTGCTGCGGCTCTGCCACGGCCTGCTGGTGCCGAGCGACGGCGAGGTGCGCTGCGGCGACGCCGGCGCTCCGACGGCCAAGGCCGTGCGCCGGCGTCAGGCCATGGTCTTCCAGCGCCCGGTGATGCTGCGCCGCTCGGTGCTCGCCAACATCACCTATGCGCTCGCCCTGCGCGGCATACGCCGGCGCGAGCGCCGCCGCCGGGCGGAGGAGGCGCTGGCCCTGGTGGGGCTGGAGTCCCTCGCGGGCCGCACCGCCCGCGTGCTCTCCGGCGGCGAGCAGCAGCGCCTGGCGCTGGCGCGGGCCTGGGTGCTGCGCCCGGACATCCTGTTCCTCGACGAGCCGACGTCGGCGCTGGACCCGCATGCGACGCAGGCGGTGGAGGTGGCCGTGCAGCGCTTCCACGAGGCCGGCACCAAGATCGTGATGACCACGCACAACATCGGCCAGGCGCGTCGCCTGGCGGACGAGGTGGTCTTCCTCGACGGCGGGCGCATCGTCGAGCGCGGCCCCGCCGAGCGTTTTCTCAGCCGGCCCGAGACCGCCTCGGGCCGTCACTTCCTCGCCGGGGAGCTTGGCCCCGGCGGCAATCGCAGCCAACGGCAATGGGAGGAGAATCCATGTCCCGCCCGTCCATGA